A single window of Castor canadensis chromosome 3, mCasCan1.hap1v2, whole genome shotgun sequence DNA harbors:
- the Rhpn1 gene encoding LOW QUALITY PROTEIN: rhophilin-1 (The sequence of the model RefSeq protein was modified relative to this genomic sequence to represent the inferred CDS: inserted 1 base in 1 codon): protein MILEDRLDGQSACEDSARLLTADSVCKGYGPLEQTQHSWMQGRRTRIHQQISKELRIRAGAENLYRATSNTRVRETVALELSYVNSNLQLLKEELAGLGSSTDVDRPEGEGVTVPMIPLGLKETKELDWATPLKELISGHFGEDGTSYEAEIRELEGLRQATQTPSRDKAGLELLAAYYNQLCFLDARFFSPARGLGLLFHWYDSLTGVPAQQRALAFEKGSVLFNIGALHTQIGACQDRSCAEGTNSAIEAFQRAAGAFRLLRENFSHAPSPDMSAASLSTLEQLMTAQAQECVYGGLSLPAPAAPNDSLAQLRLAQEAAQVAAEYRLVHRAMAQPPVGDYMPASWTTLVYVKAEHFRSLAHYHAAVALCDGSLAAEDELPKREQVFQFPAPCKPQGPTLPQQLEERRKLAKAHLKRAILGQEEALRLHALCRVLREVDLLQVVVAQALQRSLTKYSDLEREDDFFEVAEAPDIQPKTHQKPEVRMPSLNQVKVADIFHRLGPLSVFSVKNQWQIVGPVHVTRGEGGFGFTLRGDSPVLIAAVIPGGQAEAAGLKEGDYIVSVNGQPCKWGKHAEVVAQLRGVGEAGVSLQVVSLLPNSEPHSTGDRRHTLLGPGGLLRNQRQYAFKTPLARXQPQLLLGWSHKPKQGKTRAPPNPVVGTVARAPELGPLAPLPQCPSPPVAEQE, encoded by the exons ATGATTCTCGAGGACAGGTTGGATGGCCAGAGTGCCTGTGAGGACAGCGCCCGGCTGCTGACGGCCGACAGCGTCTGCAAG GGCTATGGCCCACTGGAGCAGACGCAGCACAGCTGGATGCAGGGCCGCAGGACCCGGATCCACCAGCAGATCAGCAAGGAGCTGCGAATACGGGCAGGTGCTGAGAACCTCTACAG AGCCACCAGTAACACCCGGGTCAGAGAGACGGTCGCCCTAGAGCTGAGCTATGTCAACTCCAACCTGCAGCTGCTGAAGGAAGAGCTGGCAGGGCTGGGCAGCAGCACAGACGTGGACCGGCCTGAGGG TGAAGGTGTCACTGTCCCTATGATCCCCTTGGGTCTAAAGGAGACCAAGGAGCTGGACTGGGCCACGCCTCTGAAG GAGCTGATCTCCGGGCACTTTGGAGAGGACGGCACCTCctacgaggcagagatcagggagctAGAGGGCCTGCGGCAG GCCACACAGACCCCCAGCCGGGACAAGGCGGGCCTGGAGCTGCTGGCGGCCTACTACAACCAGCTCTGCTTCCTGGATGCGCGCTTCTTCAGCCCTGCCAGGGGCCTGGGGCTGCTCTTCCACTG GTATGACTCACTCACAGGGGTGCCGGCCCAGCAGCGGGCCCTGGCCTTCGAGAAGGGCAGTGTGCTATTCAACATTGGTGCTCTCCACACACAGATAGGAGCATGCCAGGACCGCTCCTGCGCAGAGGGCACCAATTCTGCCATCGAGGCCTTCCAGAGGGCTGCTG GGGCCTTCAGACTCCTGAGGGAGAACTTTTCTCATGCACCGAGCCCGGACATGAGTGCTGCCTCTCTCTCCACACTGGAGCAGctcatgactgcccaggcccaggAGTGTGTCTATGGGGGCCTCTCACTGCCAGCCCCTGCCGCCCCTAATGACAGCCTGGCTCAGCTGCGCCTGGCTCAGGAGGCTGCCCAG GTGGCAGCTGAGTACAGACTTGTGCACCGGGCCATGGCCCAGCCACCTGTTGGAGACTACATGCCCGCGTCCTGGACTACTTTGGTGTATGTCAAGGCTGAGCACTTCCGCTCCCTGGCCCACTACCACGCAGCCGTGGCCCTCTGTGACGGCTCCT TGGCAGCTGAGGACGAGCTCCCCAAGCGTGAGCAGGTCTTCCAGTTCCCGGCCCCTTGCAAGCCCCAAGGCCCCACACTGCCACAGCAGCTGGAGGAGCGCAGGAAGCTTG CCAAGGCCCACCTGAAGCGCGCCATCCTCGGCCAGGAGGAGGCGCTGAGGCTGCACGCTCTGTGCCGCGTCCTGCGTGAGGTGGACCTGCTGCAGGTTGTGGTGGCCCAGGCGCTGCAGCGCTCGCTGACCAAGTACTCAGACCTTGAGCGTGAGGACGACTTCTTTGAAGTTGCTGAGGCCCCAGACATCCAGC CTAAGACCCACCAGAAGCCAGAGGTCAGAATGCCCAGCCTGAACCAAGTGAAGGTGGCTGACATCTTTCACCGGCTG GGACCCCTGTCGGTGTTCTCAGTCAAGAACCAGTGGCAGATAGTAGGTCCAGTCCATGTGACCCGAGGAGAGGGTGGCTTTGGCTTCACACTTCGGGGCGACTCACCCGTCCTCATCGCTGCTGTCATTCCTGGGGGCCAGGCTGAG GCAGCTGGCCTGAAGGAGGGTGACTACATCGTGTCAGTGAATGGGCAGCCATGCAAGTGGGGGAAGCATGCAGAGGTTGTGGCACAGCTGAGGGGTGTGGGCGAGGCTGGTGTGAGCTTGCAGGTGGTATCACTGCTGCCCAATTCTGAGCCACACAGCACA GGGGACCGTCGGCACACTCTCCTGGGCCCAGGGGGGCTTCTGAGGAACCAGAGACAGTACGCCTTCAAGACACCGCTGGCAC ACCAGCCCCAGCTCCTCCTTGGCTGGAGCCACAAGCCCAAGCAGGGCAAGACCAGGGCACCCCCCAACCCTGTAGTGGGGACTGTAGCACGTGCACCTGAGCTGGGCCCCCTTGCGCCTCTCCCCCAGTGCCCATCACCCCCTGTAGCTGAGCAGGAGTGA